One Fibrobacterota bacterium genomic window carries:
- a CDS encoding flotillin family protein: protein MQINLLEYWWVGLIIVCLALYKYILRFLFGMVIVPEDRIGLVTKKFVLFGANRELPDGRIIATLGEAGFQAKALAPGLYFGKWFWQYDVTMEKFTVIPEGKIGLVMAKDGGPIPTGSILARRVECDNFQDAAKFLDGGGQRGRQAQYMTAGSYRINSMLFTISVTEMVRIQESMVGIVTTLDGLPIEAGQIAGKSATGHNNFQDFDAFIANGGNRGLQQQVILAGSYNLNPWAVQVEEIPMMEIPIGFVGVVISYVGQEGHDLTGADFKHGNIVEKGQKGVWLEPMGPGKYPINKYVMKVEQVPTTNLVLNWASARSEAHNLDKNLSTITVRSKDGFPFNLDVAQIIHVPTTEAPKVIARFGNMVNLVSQVLEPTIGNYFRNSAQDSDVIAFLSTRKERQESAKMHIKRVLDEYNVNAVDTLIGDIVPPESLMKTLTDRKIAEEQKVTYETQKKAQETRQGMEKETAIADMQKDIVRAQQSVEIAERTANATVKKAEGDATGVKLAVGAEAEAIKLRAFGQAEATLAQARAESEATKLKASASAEQTSLTGSAEAGKILAIGKSTAEAYELAVKALGGENFTRYKITEELSKGHIKLIPDVLIGGGSNGGGTALDGLLGLKLMEMMAPGVSAGNGEKALRK, encoded by the coding sequence ATGCAAATCAACTTATTGGAATACTGGTGGGTCGGGCTTATCATCGTCTGCCTCGCTCTTTACAAATACATCCTGCGCTTCCTGTTCGGCATGGTCATCGTGCCCGAGGATCGCATCGGACTGGTCACCAAGAAGTTCGTCCTGTTCGGGGCCAATCGGGAACTGCCGGACGGGCGCATCATCGCCACCTTGGGCGAGGCCGGCTTCCAGGCCAAGGCTTTGGCCCCCGGGCTCTACTTCGGGAAATGGTTCTGGCAATACGACGTCACCATGGAGAAGTTCACCGTGATCCCCGAAGGCAAGATAGGGCTGGTGATGGCCAAGGACGGCGGCCCCATCCCCACGGGCAGCATCCTGGCGCGCCGCGTGGAATGCGATAACTTCCAGGACGCGGCCAAGTTCCTCGACGGCGGCGGCCAGCGCGGGCGGCAAGCCCAATACATGACCGCCGGCTCCTACCGCATCAACAGCATGCTCTTCACCATCTCGGTGACCGAGATGGTCCGCATCCAGGAAAGCATGGTCGGCATCGTCACCACCTTGGATGGCCTCCCCATCGAAGCCGGGCAGATCGCCGGCAAGTCCGCTACCGGCCACAACAATTTCCAGGACTTCGATGCCTTCATCGCCAACGGGGGCAATCGCGGCCTGCAGCAGCAGGTCATCCTGGCGGGCTCGTACAACCTGAATCCCTGGGCCGTGCAGGTGGAGGAGATCCCCATGATGGAAATCCCCATCGGCTTCGTGGGCGTGGTCATCTCCTATGTGGGCCAGGAAGGCCATGACCTCACCGGCGCCGACTTCAAGCACGGCAACATCGTGGAGAAGGGGCAGAAGGGCGTGTGGCTCGAGCCCATGGGCCCGGGCAAATACCCCATCAACAAATACGTGATGAAGGTGGAGCAGGTGCCCACCACCAACCTCGTGCTCAACTGGGCCTCGGCCCGCAGCGAGGCGCATAACCTCGACAAGAACCTCTCCACCATCACCGTGCGATCGAAAGACGGTTTCCCTTTCAACCTGGACGTGGCCCAGATCATCCACGTGCCCACCACGGAAGCGCCCAAGGTGATCGCCCGCTTCGGCAACATGGTGAACCTGGTTTCCCAGGTGCTGGAGCCGACCATCGGCAACTACTTCCGCAACTCCGCCCAGGACAGCGACGTCATCGCCTTCCTCAGCACCCGCAAAGAGCGGCAGGAATCGGCCAAGATGCACATCAAGCGCGTGCTGGACGAATACAACGTGAACGCGGTGGACACGCTCATCGGCGACATCGTGCCGCCGGAATCCTTGATGAAGACCTTGACCGACCGCAAGATCGCCGAGGAGCAAAAGGTCACCTACGAAACCCAGAAAAAGGCGCAGGAGACGCGCCAGGGCATGGAGAAGGAGACCGCCATCGCCGATATGCAGAAGGACATCGTGAGGGCGCAGCAAAGCGTGGAAATCGCCGAGCGCACGGCCAACGCGACCGTCAAGAAGGCGGAGGGCGATGCGACGGGCGTGAAGCTGGCGGTGGGCGCCGAGGCGGAAGCCATCAAGTTGCGCGCCTTCGGCCAGGCCGAGGCCACCCTCGCCCAGGCCCGCGCCGAATCCGAGGCCACCAAGCTGAAAGCCTCCGCCTCGGCCGAGCAGACTTCCCTCACCGGTTCGGCCGAAGCCGGCAAGATCCTCGCCATCGGCAAATCCACGGCGGAAGCCTATGAGTTGGCGGTGAAGGCCTTGGGCGGCGAGAACTTCACCCGCTACAAGATCACCGAGGAACTCTCCAAGGGCCATATCAAGCTCATTCCCGACGTCCTGATCGGAGGAGGGTCCAACGGCGGCGGGACCGCCCTCGACGGCCTCTTGGGGCTGAAGCTGATGGAGATGATGGCGCCCGGCGTAAGCGCGGGGAACGGGGAAAAGGCTTTGCGCAAATAG
- a CDS encoding nitroreductase family protein — MDHVLKTAPHRQPEFPVEPLFPERWSPRAMSGAHIEKSALMTLFEAARWAPSCFNGQPWRFVYALRNTPAWPKFMELLTPKNKLWCANAGALMIIAARRDFEANGKPNPTYAFDAGAAWMSLALQASLLGLIAHGMAGFDRGAAGALIGLPEGYDVEAMCAIGHPGPIESLAEELRAGEKPNGRKPVSDFAFEARFPDAPR, encoded by the coding sequence ATGGATCACGTCCTCAAGACCGCCCCGCATCGCCAGCCGGAATTCCCCGTCGAACCCCTCTTCCCGGAGCGGTGGTCCCCGCGGGCAATGAGCGGCGCCCACATCGAGAAGAGCGCGCTCATGACCCTCTTCGAGGCCGCTCGCTGGGCGCCTTCGTGCTTCAACGGCCAGCCCTGGCGCTTCGTCTATGCGCTGCGGAACACGCCCGCATGGCCCAAGTTCATGGAACTGCTGACCCCGAAGAATAAACTCTGGTGCGCGAACGCGGGCGCGCTCATGATCATCGCCGCGCGCCGGGACTTCGAGGCCAACGGGAAGCCCAACCCCACGTATGCCTTCGACGCCGGCGCCGCCTGGATGAGCCTGGCCTTGCAGGCTTCCTTGCTCGGGCTGATCGCCCATGGCATGGCCGGCTTCGATCGCGGCGCCGCGGGCGCGCTCATCGGCCTGCCCGAGGGTTATGACGTGGAAGCGATGTGCGCCATCGGCCATCCCGGGCCCATAGAGAGTCTCGCCGAGGAATTGCGGGCGGGGGAGAAGCCCAACGGCCGCAAACCGGTCTCCGACTTCGCCTTCGAGGCCCGATTTCCCGACGCTCCCCGCTGA
- a CDS encoding NADH-quinone oxidoreductase subunit N has translation MNPYLLSQAPLILGFVFLLAVASLRPTGRESISNVIAILALCSATIAIWKFLPEGAQYFGGAIRVTGVGKALAYLCLGLTAAALILSEDYLEKVHIHGVDWRLVVLALALGMVNLCFAGDLATLFIAYELVSIPSYVLAGFSHKDPRSNEAGMKYLLLGAFSSVLFLLGLSFVYGATGEIHLTAIRDHLARAVEAGANGDLMLAKVGLGFMLGGVLFKVAVAPLHSWLPDVYQGTNLASLALISSPVKVAVFGMLGMLLWGAFEPLSDVWKPVLLAGAACSAVMGNLQAIVQTNLKRLVAYSAVVNAGFILLGILVNSVPVVVFYLASYGIMTLGSWAAFMAMGTRKADVDELSDVAGLGRTQRWVALAMTLILFSYAGIPLTAGFAAKFGVVLEALKPNAYLPPWTLTVVYLSVAAGLVSFYFYFQIIRAMWLQPPSLESMDRKGGGARWPAVFVLTLSVVVILSLGMFLRLPGM, from the coding sequence ATGAATCCTTACCTCCTCTCGCAAGCGCCCCTGATCCTCGGGTTCGTATTCTTGTTGGCCGTGGCTTCGTTGCGCCCCACGGGCCGCGAGAGCATTTCCAACGTCATAGCCATCCTGGCCCTTTGCTCGGCCACCATCGCGATCTGGAAATTCCTGCCCGAGGGAGCGCAATACTTCGGAGGCGCCATCCGGGTGACCGGGGTGGGCAAGGCGCTGGCCTACCTTTGCCTGGGCCTTACGGCCGCCGCGCTCATCCTTTCGGAAGATTACCTGGAGAAGGTGCATATCCACGGCGTGGATTGGCGCCTGGTCGTGCTGGCGTTGGCGCTGGGCATGGTCAATCTCTGCTTCGCCGGCGATCTCGCCACCCTCTTCATCGCCTACGAACTCGTCTCCATCCCTTCCTACGTGCTCGCCGGCTTCAGCCATAAGGATCCCCGCTCCAACGAGGCGGGGATGAAGTACCTGCTGCTGGGAGCGTTCTCCAGCGTGCTGTTCCTCTTGGGGCTTTCCTTCGTATACGGCGCCACCGGAGAAATCCACCTGACCGCCATCCGCGACCACTTGGCGCGGGCGGTGGAAGCGGGCGCCAACGGCGATCTCATGTTGGCCAAGGTCGGGCTGGGCTTCATGCTCGGAGGAGTCCTTTTCAAGGTGGCGGTCGCGCCGCTGCACTCCTGGCTCCCCGATGTCTACCAAGGCACCAATCTGGCGTCCTTGGCCCTCATCTCCTCGCCGGTGAAGGTGGCCGTGTTCGGCATGCTGGGAATGCTGTTGTGGGGAGCCTTCGAGCCCCTCTCCGACGTCTGGAAACCGGTGTTGTTGGCGGGGGCGGCTTGCTCGGCGGTGATGGGGAACCTGCAAGCTATCGTGCAGACCAATCTGAAGCGGCTGGTGGCCTATTCGGCCGTCGTCAACGCCGGGTTCATTCTGCTCGGGATCCTGGTGAATTCGGTTCCGGTGGTGGTCTTCTATCTGGCCAGTTACGGCATCATGACCCTGGGCTCTTGGGCCGCGTTCATGGCGATGGGCACCCGCAAGGCCGACGTGGATGAGCTATCGGACGTGGCCGGCCTGGGCCGCACCCAGCGTTGGGTCGCATTGGCGATGACTCTGATCCTGTTCTCATATGCGGGGATCCCGCTCACCGCCGGCTTCGCCGCCAAGTTCGGCGTGGTGCTGGAAGCCCTTAAGCCCAACGCCTATCTCCCGCCTTGGACCTTGACCGTGGTCTACCTCTCGGTCGCCGCCGGCCTGGTCTCGTTCTACTTCTACTTCCAGATCATCCGCGCGATGTGGCTGCAGCCGCCGAGCCTGGAATCGATGGACCGCAAGGGCGGCGGCGCGCGCTGGCCTGCCGTGTTCGTGCTGACCCTGAGCGTGGTCGTCATCCTGTCGTTGGGGATGTTCCTGCGCTTGCCGGGGATGTGA
- a CDS encoding NADH-quinone oxidoreductase subunit M yields the protein MHSVAVCLPFAILLPFAAMVLHGAAPSREGRPGNRDGRQGGDIADRNRAQARAALIFQWAYGAFLSMISVLAMLAPAGFRIVGRAVPLGRSDLMVEPALYLDARNAPFLLLLGLCLPLIFTWLRDKDGRYGPSYYVSANLLILSLAGVFLSDSLVLFYLFWETALLGAYFWIGLHGRANIHSGSVYSALVRFFLFTLVGSLPMLVSIIALCAAAGKDPGVNGILSAASALDPGQRNWIFAGFLLGFAVKLPLFGFHGWLRDTYNVSAPACRALLSGVMSKMGAYGIILILAQGFPEECLRYAPQFQLLCVLGAVYGALLCLAQERLIDILVYSSLSHLSLLALGVFTAAGDTFSTGLTAAIFQVFNHGLIMTALFAFDARIAIGGESPLLSATGGLRAGQRRLAAVLLTAIFASCSLPGMSNFAGEILVLFSAFTASPWLTLVASIGALIGAAALVRGFHMVFLGRRKGPEAAGFTQAPDFSIGDTGLALALIALWVVLGLYPMMFLHPVESTLLNTAGHGMAFLP from the coding sequence ATGCATTCCGTCGCCGTATGCCTGCCCTTCGCGATCCTGCTTCCCTTCGCCGCCATGGTCCTGCACGGCGCCGCGCCTTCCCGCGAGGGTCGTCCCGGCAACCGCGATGGCCGTCAAGGTGGTGACATCGCGGATCGCAACCGCGCGCAGGCCCGCGCCGCGCTTATCTTCCAATGGGCGTACGGCGCCTTCCTGTCCATGATCTCGGTCCTGGCCATGCTGGCGCCGGCCGGCTTCCGCATCGTGGGCAGGGCGGTGCCTTTGGGCCGCTCCGACCTGATGGTCGAACCCGCTTTATACCTCGATGCCCGCAATGCCCCGTTCCTGCTGCTCTTGGGACTGTGCCTGCCGCTCATCTTCACCTGGCTGCGCGACAAGGACGGCCGCTACGGGCCCTCCTATTACGTTTCCGCCAACCTGCTGATCCTGAGCCTGGCCGGCGTGTTCCTATCCGACAGCCTGGTTTTGTTTTACCTGTTCTGGGAAACCGCCTTGCTGGGCGCCTACTTCTGGATCGGCCTGCATGGCCGCGCCAACATCCATTCGGGTTCGGTCTATTCCGCCCTCGTCCGCTTTTTCCTCTTCACCCTGGTGGGATCGCTGCCCATGCTGGTGTCCATCATCGCCCTATGCGCCGCTGCCGGTAAGGATCCCGGCGTCAACGGAATCTTGTCCGCGGCCTCGGCCCTGGACCCGGGGCAACGCAATTGGATCTTCGCAGGATTCCTGCTCGGCTTCGCCGTGAAACTTCCGTTATTCGGCTTCCACGGCTGGCTGCGCGATACCTACAACGTTTCCGCCCCCGCCTGCCGGGCCCTGCTCTCCGGAGTCATGTCCAAGATGGGCGCCTACGGCATCATCCTCATCCTGGCCCAGGGCTTTCCCGAGGAATGCTTGCGCTACGCGCCGCAGTTCCAGCTCCTGTGCGTCTTGGGCGCCGTCTACGGCGCGCTGCTCTGCCTGGCGCAAGAACGCCTGATCGACATCCTGGTCTACTCCTCGCTTTCGCATTTGAGCCTGTTGGCCCTGGGCGTGTTCACCGCGGCCGGCGATACCTTCTCCACCGGCCTTACCGCCGCCATCTTCCAAGTCTTCAACCATGGCCTGATCATGACCGCGCTGTTCGCTTTCGACGCCCGCATCGCCATCGGCGGCGAGAGCCCGTTGCTTTCGGCCACCGGAGGCCTGCGCGCGGGCCAGCGCCGGCTGGCGGCCGTGCTGCTCACCGCCATCTTCGCTTCCTGCAGCCTGCCGGGCATGAGCAATTTCGCCGGCGAAATCCTGGTGCTGTTCTCCGCCTTTACGGCTTCGCCCTGGCTCACCTTGGTGGCCTCCATCGGCGCCCTCATCGGCGCGGCGGCGCTGGTGCGCGGCTTCCATATGGTTTTCCTCGGTCGCCGCAAAGGCCCTGAAGCGGCGGGATTCACCCAGGCTCCCGACTTCTCCATAGGCGATACGGGTTTGGCCCTGGCGCTGATCGCCCTGTGGGTGGTTCTCGGCTTGTACCCCATGATGTTCCTCCATCCGGTGGAAAGCACCCTCCTCAACACCGCCGGACACGGCATGGCCTTCCTCCCATGA
- a CDS encoding NADH-quinone oxidoreductase subunit L, with the protein MNPALLLLIPLLPGLMAAFLAVFGGRLPYNAIGALACLSVAGSLGLTLSYCGAGVFGAGQPVDFDAGPWIATQAFQAGLHLRLDSLSLCMCLLVTFFGFLITVYSVGYMREDREQGRFFASLNLFVASMLTLVLADNLVLIFLGWEGVGLCSYLLIGHYWTEDGVPLAAFRAFFVNRIGDVLFLLGVFTVFSMFGTLSLSELAQHGPGLASIHPATCTVAALLLLGGAFAKSAQAPLHVWLADAMAGPTPVSALIHAATMVTAGVYLLSRLDWLYAAAMPEARFVILVCALVTLILGALLALVQTDIKKILAYSTLSNLALMFLALAAGSAGAGLLHLFGHAFFKALLFLAAGSVIVAAHHEQDVRKLTGVLKKLPITNIAFLVGCIGGAGLVPYLAAGFFSKEAVLDSIREANFSGFGISIPGTAVYWIVTVVEWISALYLFRLYGYLRSDAGPAAPAKGHAAGARLSSGGHHGDAEEHAHGHDHGPVKEKSPAIRVVLALLILAAPVFGWLSATKAFGGSGLIWRIITGGAEEPEGVRPDAHTFIMLALSLVFAAGCYLVFVSARRREPLLAKLRSLSLGPFGPLARKFYFDDVYAYAVVLPLKGLAYLSRLVLENVFTGILGLAGWLGQGFSLGLRRLQTGKAHQYAVGILLVVFLIAFWLGGR; encoded by the coding sequence ATGAATCCGGCCCTGCTGCTCCTGATCCCGTTACTGCCGGGCCTGATGGCCGCCTTCCTGGCCGTGTTCGGCGGGCGCCTCCCTTATAATGCCATCGGCGCCTTGGCTTGCCTCTCGGTTGCGGGATCGCTGGGCCTCACCTTGTCCTACTGCGGAGCGGGCGTGTTCGGCGCGGGCCAGCCCGTCGACTTCGATGCCGGCCCCTGGATCGCCACCCAGGCCTTCCAAGCCGGCTTGCATCTGCGCCTCGATTCGCTTTCGCTGTGCATGTGCCTGCTGGTCACCTTCTTCGGCTTCCTCATCACGGTCTATTCCGTGGGCTACATGCGGGAGGATCGGGAGCAAGGCCGTTTCTTCGCCAGCCTCAATCTGTTCGTCGCTTCCATGCTCACCCTGGTCCTCGCGGACAACCTCGTCCTTATCTTCCTCGGATGGGAAGGCGTGGGGCTTTGTTCCTACCTGTTGATCGGGCATTATTGGACCGAGGACGGCGTGCCCTTGGCCGCCTTCCGGGCTTTCTTCGTGAATCGCATCGGCGACGTGTTGTTCCTCCTGGGCGTGTTCACGGTGTTCTCCATGTTCGGAACGCTTTCGCTTTCCGAACTGGCGCAGCATGGGCCTGGCCTGGCGAGCATCCACCCCGCCACTTGCACCGTGGCCGCATTGCTGCTCCTCGGCGGCGCCTTCGCGAAATCGGCCCAGGCGCCCTTGCACGTATGGCTCGCCGATGCCATGGCGGGCCCCACGCCGGTTTCCGCCCTTATCCATGCCGCCACCATGGTCACCGCCGGCGTGTATCTCTTGTCCCGTCTCGATTGGCTTTATGCCGCGGCCATGCCGGAGGCGCGTTTCGTCATCCTCGTTTGCGCCTTGGTCACCTTGATCCTGGGCGCCTTGCTGGCATTGGTCCAAACCGACATCAAGAAAATCCTCGCCTACTCCACCTTGTCCAACCTGGCCCTGATGTTCCTGGCCTTGGCCGCCGGCTCGGCGGGCGCCGGGCTGTTGCACCTGTTCGGCCATGCCTTCTTCAAGGCCTTGCTCTTCCTCGCCGCCGGCAGCGTGATCGTGGCGGCCCATCATGAACAAGACGTGCGCAAGCTGACGGGAGTCCTCAAGAAGCTGCCCATCACCAACATCGCCTTCCTGGTCGGTTGCATCGGGGGCGCGGGGCTGGTGCCCTACCTGGCCGCCGGCTTCTTCAGCAAGGAAGCGGTGCTCGATTCCATCCGCGAGGCGAACTTCAGCGGCTTCGGGATAAGCATTCCGGGGACCGCGGTATATTGGATCGTGACCGTGGTGGAGTGGATCTCGGCCTTGTACTTGTTCCGCTTGTACGGCTACCTGCGCAGCGACGCAGGACCGGCGGCCCCGGCGAAGGGCCATGCCGCCGGCGCCCGCCTGTCTTCAGGCGGCCATCACGGCGATGCCGAAGAGCATGCGCATGGGCATGATCACGGCCCGGTCAAGGAAAAGAGCCCGGCCATCCGGGTCGTGTTGGCCCTGCTCATCCTCGCGGCCCCCGTCTTCGGCTGGTTGAGCGCGACGAAAGCCTTCGGCGGGAGCGGCCTCATCTGGCGCATCATCACCGGCGGCGCCGAAGAGCCCGAAGGCGTGCGGCCCGATGCGCATACCTTCATCATGCTGGCCCTCAGCCTCGTCTTCGCGGCCGGTTGCTATCTCGTATTCGTCTCCGCGCGTCGCCGCGAGCCCTTGCTGGCCAAGCTACGCTCCCTCAGCCTAGGCCCCTTCGGGCCGCTGGCGCGCAAATTCTACTTCGACGACGTCTATGCCTATGCGGTGGTGCTGCCGCTAAAAGGCCTCGCCTACCTCTCTCGCCTGGTCCTGGAGAATGTCTTCACGGGAATCCTGGGGCTGGCCGGATGGCTGGGACAAGGCTTTTCCCTGGGCTTGCGCCGCCTGCAGACGGGCAAGGCCCACCAATACGCGGTCGGCATCCTGCTCGTCGTGTTCCTGATCGCCTTCTGGCTGGGAGGCCGCTGA
- the nuoK gene encoding NADH-quinone oxidoreductase subunit NuoK, which yields MMPHLFTLPNCLALSVLLVLIGAFGVFRRHSLIMVLLSIEVMLNGVNLSMVSFNYFRWGTSETSHYLYMLSIGVAAVEAAVGLSMIIVLFRNYNDITRDRVARLGERAS from the coding sequence ATGATGCCGCACCTTTTCACCCTCCCCAATTGCCTGGCCTTGTCCGTGCTGCTGGTCCTGATCGGCGCCTTCGGCGTGTTCCGGCGGCATAGCCTGATCATGGTCCTGCTCTCGATCGAAGTGATGCTGAACGGGGTGAACCTATCGATGGTCTCCTTCAATTATTTCCGCTGGGGCACTTCCGAGACCAGCCATTACCTGTATATGCTCTCCATCGGCGTGGCCGCCGTGGAGGCCGCCGTGGGCCTTTCCATGATCATCGTGCTGTTCCGGAACTACAACGACATCACTCGCGACCGCGTGGCCCGCCTCGGGGAACGCGCCTCATGA
- a CDS encoding NADH-quinone oxidoreductase subunit J: MPVSPLVEFIFALSAAAILISSLAVVLIKNPVRATLMLIVSFLPTSLVYILLQASFVGILQILVYAGAIMMLFTFVIMMINPSPGEGDAPMAGNDSAFSGLRGALLGLVVVGAAGACVLPLVYHAAGEVAVQPISKPGYGGLDSIAKLLFEDPANNPLTVSFELISFLILVGVIAALNFSRRKSAQAVAEAISSRPTEALPVVPPRETPAPSPVLDRK, translated from the coding sequence GTGCCGGTATCGCCTCTCGTCGAGTTCATCTTCGCCCTGTCGGCGGCGGCCATCCTTATCAGTTCCCTGGCGGTGGTGCTCATCAAGAACCCCGTGCGGGCCACCCTGATGCTGATCGTGTCCTTTCTGCCCACCTCCCTCGTTTATATCCTGTTGCAGGCCTCTTTCGTAGGCATCCTGCAGATCCTGGTCTACGCCGGCGCCATCATGATGCTGTTCACCTTCGTCATCATGATGATCAATCCGTCCCCGGGCGAGGGCGACGCCCCGATGGCCGGCAACGATAGCGCCTTTTCCGGCTTGCGGGGGGCCTTGCTCGGCCTCGTGGTGGTCGGCGCGGCGGGCGCTTGCGTTTTGCCTTTGGTTTACCATGCCGCCGGCGAAGTCGCCGTGCAGCCCATCTCCAAGCCCGGTTATGGCGGGTTGGATTCCATCGCCAAATTGCTTTTCGAGGATCCGGCCAACAACCCCCTTACCGTTTCCTTCGAGCTCATCTCCTTCCTGATCCTGGTGGGAGTGATCGCCGCCCTCAATTTCTCGCGTCGCAAGAGCGCCCAGGCCGTCGCCGAGGCGATTTCCTCCCGGCCCACCGAAGCCTTGCCCGTGGTGCCGCCCCGCGAAACCCCGGCGCCCAGCCCCGTCCTGGATCGGAAATGA
- a CDS encoding GHKL domain-containing protein, producing the protein MQQVSWTHGAACMALGAVAVWLGKEAGNGSGFLIPACFCLSAVLAFLGWEARGSLRRGRIGLASGASTDARFPDRTEAGGAALLSHEMKNYLCTLKGNAHLLRQRVPSDGQAIIDRIDRVVEKLESFTLQLGSGEAATSLGALMPLSSAQLARACARTHFDKRIEAFRFTEDSAAPGLLCDPGRLDQVFLNLYSNALEAGASRIDTAIRREGGRLVLRIEDDGRGCAEEDLARIFEPFFTTKSGPARRGLGMFIVQSIVENHGGSVRVATKNDSAAGTTGLIFTLEFPQPWRGALSARPAPLIAAPDSAAKEWLLAPPVALH; encoded by the coding sequence ATGCAACAAGTGAGTTGGACCCATGGGGCGGCGTGTATGGCTCTGGGAGCGGTGGCGGTTTGGCTGGGGAAGGAGGCCGGCAACGGATCCGGATTTCTGATCCCAGCCTGCTTTTGCCTGTCCGCCGTCCTCGCGTTCCTGGGATGGGAGGCCCGCGGGAGCCTCAGGCGCGGCCGGATCGGATTGGCATCCGGCGCCTCGACCGACGCTCGCTTCCCGGACCGGACGGAAGCCGGCGGCGCGGCCCTCTTGAGCCATGAGATGAAGAATTACCTATGCACGCTCAAAGGCAATGCGCATCTGCTGCGGCAACGCGTTCCCAGCGACGGCCAAGCCATCATCGATCGCATCGATCGGGTGGTGGAGAAACTCGAGTCCTTCACCCTCCAGCTCGGGTCGGGGGAGGCGGCGACCTCGCTCGGGGCGTTGATGCCCCTTTCTTCCGCCCAGTTGGCCCGGGCTTGCGCGCGCACGCACTTCGATAAACGGATCGAGGCCTTCCGGTTTACCGAGGATTCGGCCGCGCCCGGCCTGCTATGCGATCCGGGGCGGCTCGACCAGGTATTCCTCAACCTTTATTCGAACGCGTTGGAGGCGGGCGCGAGCCGCATCGACACCGCCATCCGGCGCGAGGGCGGAAGGCTGGTTCTCCGCATCGAGGACGATGGCCGCGGCTGCGCCGAGGAGGATTTGGCCCGCATTTTCGAGCCCTTCTTCACCACCAAGTCCGGCCCCGCGCGGCGGGGCCTGGGGATGTTCATCGTCCAGTCCATCGTCGAGAACCATGGCGGTAGCGTGCGCGTGGCGACCAAGAACGATTCCGCGGCGGGGACTACCGGCCTCATCTTCACCTTGGAATTCCCGCAACCCTGGCGCGGAGCGCTTTCGGCCCGCCCTGCCCCTTTGATCGCGGCTCCCGATTCCGCGGCCAAGGAATGGTTGCTGGCCCCGCCCGTCGCGCTGCATTAA